One segment of Calypte anna isolate BGI_N300 chromosome 4A, bCalAnn1_v1.p, whole genome shotgun sequence DNA contains the following:
- the PIGY gene encoding phosphatidylinositol N-acetylglucosaminyltransferase subunit Y: MAGGGGVLPSLPTLTVLVPLLSLAGLFYSASVDEAFPQGCTSTNSLCFYSLLLPVTIPVYVFFHLWTWMGIKLFRHN; the protein is encoded by the coding sequence ATGGCCGGGGGAGGAGGCGtgctcccctccctgcccacgCTGACTGTCCTTGTCCCTCTCCTGTCCCTAGCAGGCTTGTTCTACTCAGCCAGCGTAGATGAAGCCTTCCCACAGGGCTGCACCAGCACAAACAGTTTGTGTTTCTACAGCCTTCTCCTTCCTGTTACAATACCGGTTTATGTATTCTTCCACCTGTGGACCTGGATGGGAATTAAGCTTTTCAGGCACAACTAG